A window of the Pseudoliparis swirei isolate HS2019 ecotype Mariana Trench chromosome 13, NWPU_hadal_v1, whole genome shotgun sequence genome harbors these coding sequences:
- the c13h10orf90 gene encoding (E2-independent) E3 ubiquitin-conjugating enzyme FATS translates to MEPNSRMATVQRKATIVKVTEQRMVSSPSLSTRKVVPPPDSRALDTVVHRRKATIIKVTEHRESYSPRHPVYRHSYTEGADQHNSTWGQGQHSRLSAAPSRHHLDSTQRPNSAGATHTSTLDPVGKNDTWHTSTLSLVMSGQPAIADPTPSEVSRQTLDPPRRPLSCSGNMFGHTDPSRETVTQPAARKLSFGLPQGADINPTNSNRSLVSRQTAGNEAGQPVGGPLWPNGGQWERLPPQKAPRRSSSCLTLIKTPDPNLDLSEEEVLALNAAAIIANIKLQRQVSKKKTPNSRSEKDSAASPHGNTDGEKSVMPDEKNIQRQNQPNAALETERLPQAFSLQDALQRSRPAFIIRSQGRLRELELRAQERKDLADLVEPRSNAAVRRRRAPGGRGPSLNDNLSKPRDSVITGREMQPRSKRPHAEVKRKKEEEKKREVFLNNRQRAELFKTRLLDQILKRSNS, encoded by the exons ATGGAGCCGAACTCCAGGATGGCCACGGTGCAGAGGAAGGCCACGATAGTCAAAGTGACAGAGCAAAGGATGGTGTCCAGTCCTTCCTTGAGCACCAGAAAGGTGGTGCCGCCGCCGGACAGCCGTGCTCTGGACACAGTGGTCCACAGACGAAAGGCTACCATCATCAAAGTGACAGAGCACAGGGAGAGCTACAGTCCCAGGCACCCAGTGTACAGACACAGCTACACAGAGGGGGCGGACCAGCACAACAGCACATGGGGTCAGGGACAACATTCACGGCTCAGCGCAGCACCTTCACGTCACCACCTGGATTCCACACAGAGGCCGAACTCTGCCGGAGCAACACACACGTCCACTTTGGATCCGGTGGGAAAGAATGACACGTGGCACACATCCACACTGAGTCTTGTCATGAGCGGCCAGCCTGCGATAGCAGACCCCACACCCTCGGAGGTTTCTAGGCAGACATTGGACCCGCCGCGCAGACCACTGAGCTGCTCTGGCAATATGTTTGGACACACCGATCCGAGCAGGGAGACTGTGACACAACCAGCGGCCAGGAAATTGAGCTTCGGGCTCCCACAAGGGGCCGATATCAACCCCACGAACTCCAACAGGAGTCTCGTCAGCCGTCAAACAGCGGGGAACGAAGCTGGTCAGCCGGTGGGCGGCCCCCTGTGGCCAAACGGAGGCCAGTGGGAAAGGTTGCCACCACAGAAGGCACCGAGGAGATCGTCCTCCTGTCTAACTCTCATCAAGACCCCGG ATCCCAACTTAGATCTGTCTGAAGAGGAAGTGCTTGCCCTCAATGCAGCCGCCATCATAGCAAATATCAAACTCCAAAGGCAAGTTAGCAAGAAGAAAACACCAAACAGTCGATCTGAGAAGGACTCTGCTGCATCACCTCATGGAAATACTG ATGGGGAAAAAAGTGTGATGCCGGATGAAAAAAACATCCAGCGCCAAAACCAACCAAATGCCGCATTGGAAACTGAAAGGTTGCCACAAGCTTTTTCTTTACAG GACGCACTGCAGAGGTCCAGGCCAGCCTTCATCATCCGTTCCCAGGGCAGACTGCGAGAGCTGGAGCTAAGGGCACAGGAGAGGAAGGATCTGGCGGATTTGGTAGAGCCGCGGTCGAATGCTGCTGTCAGGCGGAGGAGAGCCCCCGGTGGCCGGGGTCCCTCTCTAAACG ATAACCTTTCCAAACCCAGAGATAGTGTCATTACTGGGAGAGAGATGCAGCCGAGATCTAAGCG ACCGCATGCAGAGgtgaagaggaaaaaagaagaggagaagaagagggaggtgtTTTTGAACAACAGGCAGCGAGCGGAACTTTTCAAGACG AGACTGTTGGATCAGATTCTTAAAAGGAGCAACAGCTGA